From Rhododendron vialii isolate Sample 1 chromosome 7a, ASM3025357v1:
CTACATGTGCAAGAATTATATTCTGAATGCTCTAGATGATTCGCTGTATTCTGTGTATGGCGAGGCTCTGTCTGTGAAGGAGTTGTGGGATTCCTTAGACAGGAAATACAAGATCGAGGGTGCTGGGTCCAAAAAGTTTATTGTGGGCCGATTCCTTGACTATATGATGGTGGACTCCAAGTTTGTGGCAGTCTAAGTCCAAGAGCTGCAGCTCCTGCTCAATGAGATAAGGATTGAAGGGATGATTCTGAGTGAAGCATTCCAGGTGGCTGCGGTCATCCACAAGCTACCCTCAGCATGGAAAGAATTCAAGAGCTATCTCATGTTCAAGAATAAGGAGATGACCTTGGAGGCTCTTTTCATCAAGCTCCGGATTGAAAAGGAGAATCAGGGAATGGATAGGAGTGCAAAGGCCTCCTACATGGCCAAGGAAAACATCATGGAGCATGGTCAATCTTCCCGTGTAAGGAAAAACCAGAATGACAGGCGTTCTGACAAGCATTCTGACAAGCGTTCTGATAAGCAAGCTGGCAAACCGAAGGACAAGAATGTCAATCTGGGACCGAGAGGTGGTGTTGCCaagaaatagagaaagaaatttCCAGGTACTTGCTTCAACTGCAACAAATTCGGGCGCAAAGCTTCGGAGTGTTTGAAGCCGCTTAACCCTCGCGCTCAAGCGCACTTGCTTGAGGTGGAGGCTGCAGTGGCCGATATCAACCTCTTGGCTATGGTATCTAAAGTGAACATGATTGGTTCAAACCCGCAGGAATGGTGGGTAGACACTGGGGCTACACGTCATATCTGTTGTGATAGACAGTTGTTCACTACCTTCAAGCCGGTTGCTAACGGTGAGAAGTTGTTTATGGGGAATTCAGCTACCTCGGATGTTGCAGGGCAGGGGAAAGTGGTCCTGAAGATGACTTCGGGAAAAGAGTTAACTCTGAATAATGTGCTGTTTGTGCCAGATATTCGGAAGAATTTGGTGTCTGGTTCTCTGCTGAGTAAGCACGGCTTCCGTCTGGTTTTTGAAGCTGATAGGGTCACTCTGACTAAAGCTGGAATGTATGTAGGGAAAGGTTACATGACCGATGGTCTCTTTAAGATGAATGTAATGACTGTTATCCCTactatcaataaaaagaaatccccTGTTGCTTATGTGCTTGAGTCTTcctttttgtggcatggtagactaggtcatgttaattataaTTCATTGCGTAAATTAATTAACATGGACCATATTCCaacttttcaaattaataaCAAACACAGATTTGAAACATGTATTGAGGCAAAAATGCCAAGATCTTCTTTCAAATCAGTAGAGAGAAGCACAGCACCATTAGACCTAATCCACATAGATGTGTGTGATTTGAAATATGTCCAATCACGGGCCGGTAATAAGTACTTTATTACTTTTATTGACGATAGCACTAAGTTTTGCTATGTGTACTTGCTGAGAAGCAAGGATGAAGCCCTGGACAAGTTCGTTCTttacaagaatgaagttgaaaCTCAACTTAATAGAAAGATTAAGATGTTGAGAAGTGATCGAGGTGGTGAGTATGAATCACCATATGGTGGATTCTGTGTCCAACACGGAATCATTTACCAAACCACTGCACCATACTTACCTCAGTCCAATGGAATTGCTGAATGCAAGAATTGGACTTTGAAGGATATGATGAATGCTATGTTGATCAGTTCTAGGTTGCCTCAGAACATGTGGGGAgatgcaattctcactgctaaTTATATCATTAACAAAATTCCTCGcaagaaaatggacaaaaccCTTATGAATTGTTCAAAGGTAGGAAGCCTACCTACAATTAGCTACAAATGTGGGGGTGCCTTGCAAAGGTGGCCGTACCTCTTCCGAAGAAGGAAAAGATAGGCCCGAAAACCATGGATTGTGTGTTCATCGGTTATGCAGAAGGCAGTAGTGCATATCGGTTTCTTGTTTATGAATCAAGCATATCcgatattcacaagaatactcTCATGGAATCTAAGAATGCAACATTCTTTGAGCACGTATTTCCTTATAGATCCATTGGAGAGTCAAGTTTGACAAAGTGGACTTTGAGAACTACTGATGAAAGTAGTTGTgaccaagaagaagaagttgaattTGAGCTAAGACGTAGCAAGAGGGCTAGAACTTCTACTTCTTTCGGTCCAGACTTTCTAACTTATCTTTTAGAAAGCGAGCCTCGGACATTCAAAGAAGCGGTTAGCTCTCCTGAAGGTCCTTTATGGAAAGAGGCTATCAAGAGTGAGATTGACTCCATTCTGCAAAACCATACTTGGGAAATGGTGGATTTACCACCAGGCAAGTAAGCCCTTGGGCTACAAATGGATTTTCAGGAGGAGAATGAAGGCGGATGGGTCAATAgataagtacaaagctaggcttgttatcAAAGGATATAGACAAAAGGAAGGCCTAGATTACTTTGATACTTACTCACCTGTGTCCAGGATAACGTCTATCTGGATGATCATTGCGATCGCTGCATTGTGAAATCTTGAGATACATCAGATGGATGTCAAGACAACTTTTTTGAATGGCGACTTAGATGAGGAAATCTACATGGAACAACCTGAGGGTTTTTCTGCGCCAGGATAAGAGGGAAAAGTCTGTAAACTTGTTAGATCTCTGTATGGTCTAAAGCAAGCACCAAAACAATGGCATgaaaaatttgacaatgctATGTTGTTAAGTGGTTTCAAAATCAACGAATGTGACAAGTGTGTATATGTCAAAGACACAGCCGATGGCTACGTGATTTTATgtctctacgttgatgacatgctcattATAGGTAGTAATGATAAGATGATCAAGTCTACGAAGAACATGCTGAATTCTAAATTCGACATGAAAGATATGGGCCTTGCAGATGTAATCCTGGGGGTCAAGATCACCAGAACATCTGATGGACTTGCCTTGTCTCGGTCTCATTATGTTGATAAGATTCTTGAGAGGTTTGACAAGTCTGGTACAGAGATAGCACGTACCCTTGTGGATTTAAGCCTCCACTTATCCAAGAATGTGGGGGAAGGTGTGTCTCAATTGGAGTATTCTCAGATAATCGGGAGTCTCATGTACTTAATGAGTTGTACAAGGCCTGATATAGCATACTCGGTGAGTCGATTGAGTAGTTACACGAGTAATCCAGGGCTAGATCATTAGAAGGCGATAGTTAGAGTGCTTCGCTATTTGAGATATACTCATGATCTGGGACTGCACTATTTCAAATATCCAGCAGTACTAGAAGGGTACACTGATGCAAATTGGATATCAGACATGAAAGACTCAAAATCCACGAGTGCATATGTCTTTACACTTGGTGGTGCAGCAATCTCTTGGAAATCTTCGAAACAGACGTGCATTGCACGTTCAACAATGGAATCAGAATTCATTGCTTTAGATAAAGCAACTGAAGAGGCAGAATGGCTCGCCATTTTGTAGAGGATATTCCAAGATGGCCAAAACCTGTGCCTGTAGTATGCATTCATTGCGATAGTCAAGCGGCTATTGGAAGGGCACGGAGTAAcatgtataatggtaagtctagGCATATACAATGTAGACATAATACCATTAAGCAAATGCTCTCTAGTGGAATTGTCACTCTTGACTATGTGAGGTCAAAGAACAATATTGCGGATCCGCTAACCAAAGGGTTAAACCGAGAGCTAGTTAATAATGCATCAAGGGGAATGGGGCTGACGCCTATTACGCTCAAGTTACCGTGAAGGAAAACCTATCCtagctgactggagatcccaagatctaggttcaatgggACAGCCTACTTGTGAGTAACAGCGAATGATCACTGAGGAGATATGCTCTCCTACCCATTCCTATGGTGTGAACAGTGATACCTGCAAATGGAAATAGGTTAAGCATTGGCTTTTAATGACTCTTATGCACTGGAATGCCAGGCggggtatagcaggataccctttataagaaggtcacctatgtgagtatgaagtggggccgcttctATGAGAATTTGGAAGGCAAAATTCTCGAGAGAATACTTGCAGAACTAGGAaggggtgtcatggccaaaatgaACCCAATAGTGAGAACTAAATTGCGTTAGGAGAAGCTCCTGTGTGAAGTCTATTGACTCGGTTTACACCAACGGTAGAACAGTTCAAGACAGTACGTTCACTGGTCAGCCAGTAAATCCGATGGGCTTTTATGAGGGAAGGTTCAAGGCCAAAGCTACCTATCCTATGGAGGAATTATCCGTTGTGCTCTCTCTCCAGCGTCTGCATTAGGTCTGGTCCCAAGTCCATTCATGTGGGGGACTATTGGAAATTTGAATGGATTGGGGGGGCCTTTACTTCCCCATATTCATGGTGGGGGTTACCTCTATTCATTGTGGGGGTTATTCCTCTATtcattgtgggggttttttccCCATTCATTCTGCCATTTACTCCACGTATTGAAGGCTAGGCAGCATTATTAGAGTCAAGctctgcctataaaaggagcATTTCACAGCATAGTTCTACACCAATTCACCCAAGAATTCACTAGCATTTTGAtatagtgtgagagagagacagacgcTGAGTTAGTTCGCCAAGACGTTCTTCGGTGGCGTTCCGACGTTCGTGGTCCGAGCCGGATCAATCCTGGGAGACAGACGCTGAGTAACCTCAACACCCTCCGGTAGGCggtgaatctgttttaaggacaTCGTGTGCAACACGGGTTTCAGTTCACAAATCCATATTCAGTATTTTGGTTCTTATTTCGGTTTTGTAATTTCATTATATTGTAATTCAGTTCTTGTGTAAATGTAATAGAATTCGTATTCTGGATTCTCGATTGAAACTTTTGGGTAACATTATCAAATTCATACGTGGCTTTTAATTCTCTGGTTAGTTCCTCGTGAAATTCGTAGCTTTAAAACAGCAAACTGGTAACATAGATTCATGTTTTTTAAATTGACAAACATCAAATACGAAATAATGTTACTTCAATGTTTGTGGAAAATCATTATATTGGCTTGTGATTATGAAGATTCCATGTTGTACGGGGTAACTGCAAACTCCAACTTTGTGCTCCCTCATCTTTGAGGAAGACCAATAATCAATAAGAATACCGCAAACTGAtcattattttttgattaattaACGGGGTAATTCTAACGGGCCCGTCCTACACCAGAAGTTTACGTGGGTGATATCGCTTCTATATGAAGGGAAGGAGCAATCAACCCAAATGACAACATGGCTGCCGGCCCTCTTGGGTAGTTCCCGCAGGTCGTTACAACATTTGCTCAAGAAAAATATTGCTTTACGTTATGAATTCCTGCCTACTAGCCTTATCCAAACGACATTTTAACTCCGTCTCAAATTTTTAAAGCCTTTGAAACTTCAAATACTAAAGTGCAAGCAAAGTGTCAATAGTTGAATGCCTACAAGATTGTACGTACTATCATCGCTAGCAGTATAAGATGCAGGAGAAGAAAAAGTCAATCAGTCAAATATAGAACATACTTATCTGGCAGTAAGGCAGAACCAGCTGCTATGGAATCAGTAAGCCAACTAATGTTGAGTATGTAGGCATTCACTGCGCGGCCATACAAGAACTTGGTTGTTTCTAGCTTCTAAAGacatataaatatatttaaAGTAAGACAtcaaaaacccaaataaaaactAAGAATAACATAAGCTAACAGACTTGGCAAAGAAGGGAAAGCACAACATAATAGATGTAAAACGGTACATTGATATACCGTAATGTAGAATAACAAGAAACCATCAGTTAACACTCAGGAACTGAAAAGAATTACACCAACTCTTTAAAGTTCAATCTCAGCAGAAAGTTCAACATCGTTTGTACTCAATAGTCTGACTGCTTGACCACTTTTTTTGTATATTGTTTCTTATATTGAGCTAATGCATGCCAGTGTACAAAGTACATTTAGCTAGCTTACGGCTTGGAACTCGGAGCTCAGTACATGATTTGCAAACATCAAACtgacaaaaaatacaaacaacaaGAAAAGATCAATCCAAACAAACAGTTTGGCATGTAGAACATGAGAACAGTGCGGTAGCACTTTCACTAGTTCGAATTCTCACAAcggccaataaaaaaaatcaagccaCAACTGTAAGGGTAAACTATTCAACAATCTTCATTTTTTGCAACAACATACAGAATCATCCTAACCATGGGCGGAGGCACTAAGGTACAATTGGGGTCAAATGACCCCAGCCACTTTGATTTTTCACCAGAACGTTTAATAGTTTGCTATTAAATTTTGCTATTTTAACCccataaaaaatttatacttCGCCCTAACTTGCTTCAAATGCATAGAATTGAAATTCCAAGCATTCTCTTCTTTTTGAGAGATGATAGTGCAACGAATGAGGCTATCATGCATGGTCTGACAGATGTAATAAGTGTTTGGGACCAAGTATAAGTCAAAATTAGATTATAAGAGTATATCTACCTTATAATTAACCTCTTAATatacttaattttttggacTAATACATAAGATAAATATATTGCatacaaatttaatttttgacccCATTAACAAAAATTCATGGCTCCGTCCCTGATCCTACCTTAAAGATTATGATTGTAGTGAACAAcacaagaagatgaagaagtgCAAATAAGGAAGTCCAGTAGAAACAGAAAAGACTAGCATAGGTTCGTGTTTTGCGCTAGGTAGCTGACGTGGATCTTATGTGAGCTGGAGAGGTGGGATTGGTTGGTGGTTAAAAGAATAAGGGAAAGAGGAATAATCTGATGAGGTGAAGGGAAAGGGCGTGAGAACAGAGAGGACAAAGGCAGCATTACGCATACGGGTTTTCCAAATGGATTGTATGATATTGAACCAAGAATAATGTTCTCCTTCTTTTTGGCCTCTGTCCGTACATCCCAAAAAAAGGAATGTCGGTCCCTTATTTGTAAGCTTCTGGGCCCAGGCTGGTTCCCAGGGCGGCCCAATCTAATCTTGACACGTGTCCCTTCTGTTCCCGAGGTCGCGAGGGTGATGTCATCACGCGCACGCCTAGCTCGCAGGTGACCGTGCGCCACCCCGCAACGGACCCCCTTTCCTTAGCCACCAAATCACTAAATTTACCCCAATTCCCGCTAGAGCAGGGTCGCGACCCGCAACGATCGCATTTTCGCCTAATCCTTTGGTCCTGCCTTTGACCGGGGCGCGCTCTACTTATCTTAAGTGGTTCTTAGGGATGAGCCCCCCTTTCGCGCTCGTTGGCTTTCTGGGGCCTGCGCGGACTGATCCCCTCTATGCGATGACTCTGACTATCTTTTGCTCCTTTAATCGTATCAATCTTTTACTTGGTTCCCTTGAAGTCCACCACCACGCGCGGGACTCTCCTCGCGCCATCTAGCTCTGAGGTTCTTATCATAGCATCGACTACGTGTATTCTCTTCCATTGTCATATCCACTTGTCATTTTGTGAGTGGATGGTCAAAGTCTTTCATTGAGTCAACAATCTATTATTTTGACCTAACCTACAACTagcaatttttgttttaagCAACCAACCTTTCTGAAACATAGAACTATGGGAAGCTGCTGGATTTTCAATCTTGAGATTCTCTTTCCCCTCAAATTTGGAGGAGATGGATTGTCACGGAGAACTATACCACCATATTTTCTAATTATTCCCTCCAATTCTTTTTCCTTCTGAATAGAAAAACCCGTAAGCAAGAATTCTATATCTCCGAATATCAGTCCCTTAGCGAGCTTGGCAAGACAATTTGTTTGATGCCTTTTGAGTTCTGGAGTTATAGACACACACTTCGGCTTGGAATATCTCAACTTTTTACCAGCTCTCGAAACTGATCGAGCCTACATATTTAAACATATGACACATATGAATAATTTTCAGAAATGTTTCTCAAATTTAGTGGCCAAATGCAGCATCAGAATTTAAGTCTTAACCTCTGTTTGACATTTGCAGCGTTTGGAGATTGTTGTTCGGTAGAAGTTGAATTTCAGTAGCTGAGAAACGAACTCGTTTTCCTGTTGGAACCTAAGTATCACAAGAAACTTTGCACTTAAACTCCACTTTTTGAAGGTTCTTCCCATGTGGCCCAACATCACCCTTTCGTTCCACTGACTTTTGATTTTCTGCCCCACTGATATCATGTGCAAACTCCTTAGAAGCCTGAAAACGGATACGCCTACCTCGTTTCAAAATAAGAGGTGGGCATCTAAATTTCTCTATGTGAACCTGCAATCCAGTCCCATCATTTGCAGTTTCATGACAGTTATTTGTAGTTTCATGACAGTTTTTGTGCTGATTCGTCGAATCTGTGACTAAATTTTGTACAACCTAAGGTTCATGATTTTCCTCAATCTGTCTCTCAGTACTATATTTTTGCATGGATTTCAAAGATTGTCACGGTGCTGTTTTTCGCCTAGaaatctgcccgtgatggcaccaagtttgccaacaacttggtctcagccaactagtgtttactcacacacccgatatgtttgaacgtctaggaacacactcaagagttacgggaaccgGCCCAAtctttattaagcaccaacttacaaaggattacactcaagaacctagacagaacaaccctctgccttaggctacgaaaatgtttgcctaaataggcttacaatcataaaaacgtggccactaagtacatgagatcatgtggccaacccatgatcttgcagttgacacccccaactgccctagggctgtgctggcactgccagaatctgccagcacaCTGAACTGTGAAACTGCCTGGAGATAACTGTCGATAACTAcacgtttctgccttggacacctgtcccatgctgccagcaacacatgcagcccgtttctgccttggacacctgtcccacgttcccagcaacatgtgcagaaatGTCGTTAACCGTCAATAACTGTTTTGCCTgagccaactcaagtctgcctccgttttgcccgagccaactcaaggctgcctggccaatttcgtgattcaaccccagctcccaatacttagacgtttttctcgattgccttgtcccacaagcctgcttcccatttagcatccctgcctcgatatcatccggccatcatgtgcatcacgactgctacttgccttagggaccagtgccgacaccaaccgacaccgtcgggtcaccttgtaaagacataCCTCCCTCATGCCTTtgtttccaccggttggctagggtgcaaggtgccaccgctagccaagcttagcaagccttggaaatcaaggtgctaacagtAGTCCTGTTGAATCCCTCTTGCAGCCCATATTGTGCTCAGCAGAAAGCAACCCCGAAATGCATTCTGACGGTGATGAGCGATTACGATAGATATTATTATCCTCGGCAAAGGCAACACAGTGAGGCAATAGCATGCTATAACTTCTAAGTGAGCTCAACTGCCTGCGAATAGTGGGCTGAGAATCTTCACCATTAACTATTGTGACAGTTTCCCGTTCCTCACCTACACATTCTAGGTTCAGACCTGAGGTTCTCTGAAAATTAACAATGCAATATTCTGACTCAGGCCTGCAGCACTCTCCAGCATCTAGGTCATGATTTGGTTTATCAGCAAGAGTAGAACATGCATGAAAGGAAATGCACGGTCCAGATTCACAGCATTGTGAATCTGGACTGTTCGTTTCCTTTCATGGACATTTTCATGATTCCAGTGTCATGTATAACATTTTTGAAATCATTATGCACATTGAGGGATTATAAGAATAGCAGTAGCAGGACCAGTCtgacaagaaaaaagaagaataaaggaCCACATGCATGTAACACCCAGGTCCCCAACCTACTAATTAATTTGGATCTTTACGTTCAACAACCGAGCCAGCTTACAGTCTCGACTATTTCCGGGACATTAAAATAAACGACAGGACAAACTTTCTAGCGGCCTcaagatttggaatgtttggcttcTACGAGATTCGAACATGCATGCAACCATATTGATGATAAACACTTATTTGCTTTTTCATACACACTCGGCTAAATCCCCTGGGGTTGACTCTAGTTCCTTCTTTTCTTCCCATTCAgttatagaaaaaaagaaaaaatacaaaaaaaaaaaagtttttctatattttttatgtATTCAGTTAGCAGAAAAGTTATGAAACTTAATCATATCTCTAACTTTCCCACTAAGATTTTTCTCTAAAAATTTGTCTTGCAAAAACATAAGATTTTGCAAGAATCATGTCTTATGTACTAGTTCCCTATTTTAAGATTCGCACAACATATGCATTAGAATGTGGACAAACTTCTTTTAAGTTATTCACACTTCCTACCCTCCACTTTCCTCAAAATCCTTAACAAACCCTTAATTGAAATTCTCAAATTTCTCATGCACCAAATTATTCTCATTTTAGAACATCTATTACGAAATGTTACACCACCATTTGTGTAACCTGTATAATTTAAGTTTGGGACCATTTACTACGTTATCATATACGTACTACATACCACGTGAAAATCATGGTGGCTAACATTGCAACTCAAGAGTATATGTGCATTAAatgcatgtatgtatatgtaggCACTGTATTTGTCCGCACAATATATAAGTGAATGTCACGTAGCTCACCTAACTCAATAGCAATCTGATAAAGTAGAAATCTATATTGTAAAGCAATTGCTAGGATTTGGAAATCCTATCGATCATTTGAGATGACAATCATTCAGTTGGTCGAAAACCAACACGAAATCAGTGATGAACAACAAGCACAACCTCCACCGCCggcacaacaacaacaacaagatCTTAGCGATGAATGCAAGAAACTCCTCCTCTCCCTACCGAAAGAGAGAGGTTGGAGGACCCCCCACCTCTATTGGTTCCAAAACTTTTGGTGCCAAACCAAGGAGATTCAGGCCATAATCTCCTGCCAAAAACACCTTCAAGCACAAGACACCGATATCGTCCTATCCACCATCCCAAAATCAGGCACCACCTGGTTGAAGGCCCTGGCGTTCGCGGTCATCCATCGCAAGCGTTTCGACATGGAAAAGGACCATCCCTTGATGACATCAAAACCTCATGACCTTGTTCCTTTCCTAGAATACAAGCTCTATGCGAACCGCGACCGATCTCCTGACTTGTCCTAGCTCCCGCAACTGGGACTTGTCGGGACCCACATGCCTTACTCGGCATTGCCAGACTCTATAAAGGAGTCCGGCTGCCGGGTCATGTATATTTGCCGGAACCCTTTCGACACTTTTGTCTCCCAATGGCATTTCTTAATGAAAGTGAGGCCCAAGACAGTGGCCCCACTTTCTATCGAAGAAGATTTTGACATGTATTGTAGGGGTGTTATAGGGTTCGGTCCATATTGGGCCCACATGCTGGGTACTGGAAAGAGAGTACAGAGAGACTCATAAGATGTTGTTTTTGAAGTATgaggagatgaaagaagaaccAAGTTTGAACTTGAGAAAATTGGTTGAGTTCTTGGGGTATCCATTTTCATTGGAGGATGTTGGGAAATCGGAGCCTCGTGCTCGGACTCACAACGAACAAAAACACTTCAAGATCTTGGGATACTATCGTCACAGAAAACAAACtagagaaaaggaagagaaagaggaataGAAAAATAGAACACACAGATATACGAGGTTTGACAACTTGCCTATGTCCCCGGGAGCCACATCAGTCCACTAtgaatgaaagaaaatgaaagattacaagtcttctccttcctctctgAGAAAAGTTTTCTCTTGCACTTTCTCTCACTGGAAACCCTCTCtagaaattttctctctctctgtgcagtcggtctaaaaaataatgaattcaacaactaatatttataggcaaacccTAAGTGATAGCTGGACCCGGCCAACCAACTTGGGCCGCGGCCCGCGGCCCATCTCGGCCGCGAGCCTGATCGCGTGCCTACCTGTCGCAGAACTCTCCGCGCTGGTCATGGACCTTTGTTGCTAAACTCTGTTGCTGAAAGTTGCCTGCATCcccaacaatctcccacttaaagATAACTGAAGCAAACCAATATCAACAACCTCAATCAATAGTGGACGTAGTGAACTTCACCCCTCCTGGTGCGACTCCGGCCCTCCAACTCCTCACACACGAAGGCCAACTGAAGTTGAGCACAACTTCAGTTTCTCGATGGTGACCGACTTTGTCAACATATTTGCCGGATTTTGGCACCCCAAAATCTTCTCCAGTAACAGTTCCCC
This genomic window contains:
- the LOC131332618 gene encoding cytosolic sulfotransferase 15-like, encoding MTIIQLVENQHEISDEQQAQPPPPAQQQQQDLSDECKKLLLSLPKERGWRTPHLYWFQNFWCQTKEIQAIISCQKHLQAQDTDIVLSTIPKSGTTWLKALAFAVIHRKRFDMEKDHPLMTSKPHDLVPFLEYKLYANRDRSPDLS
- the LOC131332619 gene encoding cytosolic sulfotransferase 14-like, whose protein sequence is MPYSALPDSIKESGCRVMYICRNPFDTFVSQWHFLMKGSVHIGPTCWVLEREYRETHKMLFLKYEEMKEEPSLNLRKLVEFLGYPFSLEDVGKSEPRARTHNEQKHFKILGYYRHRKQTREKEEKEE